The following DNA comes from Meiothermus sp..
TAGAAGCGCTGGCCAGGATGGCTGGGGTTCTGCTCTCGCGCTTGCAAGCCCTCGAGCAGGCCAACCGGGAGATGGAACGCTACCGCAGGCTGGTGCAGATGTCCTCCGACCTCGAGACCCTGGACGAGCCTGCTTGCATGGCCCAGCGGGCTTTGGAGACACTCATCGACCTGACGGGGCTTTCTGCCGGTGGCTTTTTTCGCCTGGAACTGCAGGACGCAAGCCGGGGCAGGGGTTGGATGCGGCTGGTTTTGGGGCATGAGCGGGCCGGGGAGGGGCGCTTACAGCATTTCGCCAACCTGCCCGTTACCCTGGGCCAGGGGTTTATGGGTAAGGCCCTGGCCAGCGGTAAGGTGCAGCGCATCGAGGACTACCAGGACTGGGAAGGGGCCTGGCCGGAGCTGAAGGTTTACAAGTTAAGAACCCTGCTGACCGCCCCTTTGTTTTTACGGGGTGAGCCGTATGGGGCCCTCATCCTGGCCAGCTTCGACCACAAAGCGCACATCTTGGAGGAACACATCTCCCTTTTGGAGGCGGTGGCGCGGCGCCTCGAGCGGGCGCTGGAACGAGCAGCGCATCTCGAGGAAATTACTCGCACCCGCGAGGATGCCTTACGGGCTTTGGGGCTGGGCCTGGAGTTGCGCGACCTGGAGACCAGAGGCCATACCGACCGGGTGGTAGCCCTGACCGAGGCCTTGGGCCGGCACCTGGGTTTCCTCGACCTCGAGGGGTTGCGCATGGGGGCTTACCTGCACGACCTGGGCAAACTGGCCATTCCCGACTCCATTTTACTCAAGCCCGGAACCCTCACCGACGCCGAGTGGCGCATCATGCAAAGCCACTGCGACATCGGGTTCGGTATGCTGGAAAACCTGGGTTTCCTGTCGCAAACGGCCCGCAATATTGTACGTTACCATCACGAGCGTATAGATGGTTCCGGCTATCCTTTCGGACTGACCTGCGACGAAATTCCACTCGAGGCCCGCTTGTTTGCGGTGGTGGATGTCTACGATGCACTGATTCACTCGCGCCCTTACAAAGCGGCCTGGACACACCAGGACGCTTTGCGCGAGCTACGAAAACAGGCCGGGCTGACCCTCGATGCCAGTATGGTACACGCATTTATCGAGGTGGTAGCTAGGTGGGTTGGGGCCAGGAAGTGAGCTGTGCTACGTCCTGCTCTGCTTGAATCTTGTATTACCGGCTCTTGACGGCCGTCCAGACCTCGTCGTAGAGGCGGGTGTCTTTGCCCAGGTCGAGCACGAACTCGAGCTTCTGCATGGTAGCGGCATCGGGGTAGATGGCCGGGTTCTTGCGGTCTGCGGGGTTGATGAAGGGCAGGGCGGCTTTGTTGGGGGTGGCGTAGCGGTTGTAGTTGGAGAGCTGGGCCCCAATTTTGGCGTCCAGAATAAAGTTGATGAACTGGTGGGCGGCCTCGGGGTTGGGGGCACGGGCGGGGATGGCCATGTTGTCCAGGAATAACGCGGCCCCTTCCCTGGGCACCACAAAGCCCACATTCTTGTTCTCGTCGGCGGCCTTGAGGGCGTCGCCGTTGTAGACCACCGCGTAGGTGGCCGTACCGGCGACCAGGCGGTTCTTGGCCCCCACGCCGCCTTCAAAGCCCAGGAAGCGGGGGTTTTTCTTGGCAGAGAGAAGCACCTGGCCGGCGGCCCGCACCTCGGCGGGGTTCCTGGTATTGATGGACTTGCCCTGGAAGCGCAGCGCCGCCCCCAGCATCTCGCGGATGGAGTCCATCAGCACGAAGGGCTTATCGGCCCCTGGCCCCAGAATCACGCTCCAACTGGTGGGGGTGGGGACGCGGTCTTTGCGGTACATGATGCCCGACATGCCCCACTGGTAGGCCGCGCTGTAGCGGTTGCCGGGGTCGAAGGGGGGGTTGGCAAACTTGGGGTCGAGGTTTTTCAGGTTGGGGATTTTGCTCTTGTCGAGGGGCTGGATCAGCTTGAGCTGGATCAGGGTGGGGATGATGTAGTCGCCCGGTACGATGACGTCGTACTGCGAGACCCCCCCGGCCTGGAGCTTGGCCAGCATGTCCTCGTTGGACTCGTAAAGGTCGATGCGCACCCGCAGATTGAACTTTTGCTCAAAGGCTTTGATGATGGCCGGGTCCATGTACTCCGACCAGATAAAAAGCCGCATCTCGCGGGGCTGGGCCAGGGCGAAGGACAGAGCCAGCAGGCAGAGGGCAAACAGGCGTTTCATGGTTCCTCCTGATTGGCGCTAGTTTACCGTAGTTTTTATCGCCGTGTAAGGCGCTCGGAGGCCAGCACCAGGAGCACTGTAACCAGGAAAATCAGGGTGGAGAGGGCGTGAATCTCGGGAGTGACGCCCCGCCGCACCGAGGCGTAGATGAGCAGGGGCAGGGTTTGCGAGGTGGGGCCGGCGGTGAAGAAGCTAATCACGAAGTCGTCGAGGGAGAGGGTGAAGGCCAGCATGGCCCCGGCTACGATGCCAGGGGTGAGCAGGGGCAGCAGGACGCGGCGCACATAGTAGCCGTAGCTGGCGTAGAGGTCGCGGGCGGCCTCGTCGAGCTCGTGGCCCAGGCTCTTGAGGCGGCTGCGCACCGTGAGGGCCACAAAAGCAATCTGGAAGGTGACGTGCCCCAGCACCATGGTGAAGAGGCCGGGCTCGAAGAGGCTCGAGACCGCCCGGAAGGCCCCAAAGGCCACCACCAGGGCCACCGCGAAGATGATGTCGGGGGTGACCACCGGCAGGTAGAGCAGGTTCTCCAGGAAGCCCTGGCTTCGCCGGGGCCAGGGATAGCGCTCCAGGGCGATGGCAAAAAGCGTGCCCAGCACCGTGGCGATGAGGGTAGAGACCAGCGCCAGCACGAAGGTGTTGCGGGCGGCCTCGAGGATGTCCGGGTTGCTGAAGAGCCGTACATACCAGTCCCAGGTAAAGCCCGACCACTGCAGGCCGTAGCGGGTTTTGTTGAACGAGAGCACCGCCACTGCCAGCATGGGCAGGTACAGAAAGGCCAGGGTGGCCAGGGCCGCGCTGCTGATGAGGGGGTTCAGGCGCATGAAGCCCTCCCGTGTCTTTGCAAGCCAGGGCGGTATAGGCGTGTGGTGCGCGCCGGGGTCATACCAGATCCACGTCCTTTCCCCGGCGGCGGTAAATCGCCAGCCCAATCAGGGTCATGACCATCAGGCCCAGGCTGACCGCGGCCCCATAGGGCCAGTCGCGGCTGGCGTAAAACTGCTGCTGGATCAGGTTGCCCACCAGCAGGTACTTGGCCCCGCCCAGCAGGTCGGGGATCACGAACATGCCCATGGCCGGGATAAAGGTCAGGATGATGCCCACCGTGAGGCCCGGTAGGGTCTGGGGCCAGATGGCCTGGAAGAAGGTGCGGATGCGGCTGGCGTAGAGATCCTGGGCGGCCTCCACCAGGCTCCAGTCCAGCCGCTCCACGCTGGAGAAGAGCGGCATCACCACAAAGGGCAGAAAAGCCGTAATCATACCAATATAAACCGCCAGTGGGCTGGGGTAGAGGCCGCTGTCGGGGGCCAGCAGGCCCAGGGCCTGGGCCAGTTTGGCAAAGGGAAAATCGGGGGCCAGGAGCATCTGCCAGGCGTAGGTGCGGATGACCAGGTTGGTCCAGAAGGGGATGATAACCAGGGCCAGCCAGAGGTAGCGGGTGCGGGGGGGGCGGCTGGCGATGAAGAAGGCCAGGGGGTAGGCCAGCACGATGCAGATGAGGGTAGTCACGAAGGCCACCCAGAGGCTTCGCAGCAGAATCAGGATGGTGTCGGGGCTCCAGCCGAAGATGCCATAGCCCAGAAGCCGGCGGTAGTTTTCCAGGCTGAAGTTCCAGACCACCTCGCCGTACTGTCCCCGCTCGGCAAAGGAGAGGGCCACCAGCGAGAGGCCCGGAATTACCAGCAGGCCCAGAATCCAGATGGCGGCGGGTAGCAGGAACCACAGCCCCCGGCGGTAGAGCTGGGCCGGGGTGGTCAGCTCGCCGAACCAGACCATGCGCCTATTCATCCAGCACCACCAAGGCATCTACAGGCAGCTCGGCCCAGAGTTCCTGCCCGGCCTGCAGGGTGGGGTGGGGGGCGGTGCGCACCCGGATATCGCAGGGCTCGAGCCAGGCTTCCTGATAAGCCCCGCGGTAGACCGCCTCGCGCACCCGCACCCGGAGGCCGTTCTGCCGGGGTTCTACCTCGGTGAGCCGCACCCGTTCGGGCCGGATGGCCACATAGCCCTCGTCCCAGGGCGGGGTCTGGCCCAGGGCCAGCTTGCCAAAGGGGGCCTCGAAGCCCATGGGGAGCCGTTTGCCCTGGATCAGGTTGGCCGCCCCCAGGAACTCGGCGGCGTAGCGGGTGCGGGGCCGCTCGTAGACCTCGTCCGGGGTACCGACCTGCTCGAGGTGGCCCATCCGCATGAGGGCGATGCGATCCGAGACCGCCATGGCCTCGTCCTGGTCGTGAGTGACCAGGATAAAAGTCAGGCCCAACTGCTGCTGGAGCCGCCGGAGCTGCACCTGCACCTCGGCCCTGAGTTTGGCGTCGAGGGCGCTCATGGGCTCGTCCAGCAAGAGCACCTGCGGTTCGTTGACCAGGGCCCGGGCCAGGGCCACCCGCTGACGCTGCCCCCCCGAGAGCTGGTGGGGCAGCCGCTCGGCGAAGCGCTCGAGCTGGAGCATCTCCAGCCCGTACCTCACCCGCCGTTCCACCTCGAGCCTGTCTATGCGGCGGCTCTTGAGGCCAAAGGCGATGTTTTCCCGCACTGTAAGGTGTGGGAACAGGGCGTAGCTCTGAAACACGGTGTTGACCGGACGCCGGTTGGCGGGGAGGGGGGTGAGATCCTGGCCCATCAGCACCACCCGGCCCTCGGTGGGCACCTCGAGGCCGGCGATAATCCGCAGCAGGGTGGTTTTGCCGCAGCCCGAGGGCCCCAAAAGGGTGAAGAACTGGCCCGCGGGCACCTCGAGGCTCACCCCGCCCAGCGCGGTAAAGTCGCCGAATTTTTTGACCACGTTCTGTATGGAAAGGGACTCCCCCGTGGCTGGGGGCCGTATAGCGACGGTCATGGTTGGCGAACAGATTACCAGAGGGAGCCGGAGGTTGACCAGGGAGGCGATCGAAAAAAACACCCGCCCCCTACAGGA
Coding sequences within:
- a CDS encoding spermidine/putrescine ABC transporter substrate-binding protein, producing the protein MKRLFALCLLALSFALAQPREMRLFIWSEYMDPAIIKAFEQKFNLRVRIDLYESNEDMLAKLQAGGVSQYDVIVPGDYIIPTLIQLKLIQPLDKSKIPNLKNLDPKFANPPFDPGNRYSAAYQWGMSGIMYRKDRVPTPTSWSVILGPGADKPFVLMDSIREMLGAALRFQGKSINTRNPAEVRAAGQVLLSAKKNPRFLGFEGGVGAKNRLVAGTATYAVVYNGDALKAADENKNVGFVVPREGAALFLDNMAIPARAPNPEAAHQFINFILDAKIGAQLSNYNRYATPNKAALPFINPADRKNPAIYPDAATMQKLEFVLDLGKDTRLYDEVWTAVKSR
- a CDS encoding ABC transporter permease, with translation MRLNPLISSAALATLAFLYLPMLAVAVLSFNKTRYGLQWSGFTWDWYVRLFSNPDILEAARNTFVLALVSTLIATVLGTLFAIALERYPWPRRSQGFLENLLYLPVVTPDIIFAVALVVAFGAFRAVSSLFEPGLFTMVLGHVTFQIAFVALTVRSRLKSLGHELDEAARDLYASYGYYVRRVLLPLLTPGIVAGAMLAFTLSLDDFVISFFTAGPTSQTLPLLIYASVRRGVTPEIHALSTLIFLVTVLLVLASERLTRR
- a CDS encoding ABC transporter permease, which codes for MNRRMVWFGELTTPAQLYRRGLWFLLPAAIWILGLLVIPGLSLVALSFAERGQYGEVVWNFSLENYRRLLGYGIFGWSPDTILILLRSLWVAFVTTLICIVLAYPLAFFIASRPPRTRYLWLALVIIPFWTNLVIRTYAWQMLLAPDFPFAKLAQALGLLAPDSGLYPSPLAVYIGMITAFLPFVVMPLFSSVERLDWSLVEAAQDLYASRIRTFFQAIWPQTLPGLTVGIILTFIPAMGMFVIPDLLGGAKYLLVGNLIQQQFYASRDWPYGAAVSLGLMVMTLIGLAIYRRRGKDVDLV
- a CDS encoding ABC transporter ATP-binding protein, which translates into the protein MTVAIRPPATGESLSIQNVVKKFGDFTALGGVSLEVPAGQFFTLLGPSGCGKTTLLRIIAGLEVPTEGRVVLMGQDLTPLPANRRPVNTVFQSYALFPHLTVRENIAFGLKSRRIDRLEVERRVRYGLEMLQLERFAERLPHQLSGGQRQRVALARALVNEPQVLLLDEPMSALDAKLRAEVQVQLRRLQQQLGLTFILVTHDQDEAMAVSDRIALMRMGHLEQVGTPDEVYERPRTRYAAEFLGAANLIQGKRLPMGFEAPFGKLALGQTPPWDEGYVAIRPERVRLTEVEPRQNGLRVRVREAVYRGAYQEAWLEPCDIRVRTAPHPTLQAGQELWAELPVDALVVLDE